One Trichoderma atroviride chromosome 7, complete sequence DNA segment encodes these proteins:
- a CDS encoding uncharacterized protein (EggNog:ENOG41) translates to MGSPTGSKRSSRSDSEAGAAPRSSPINKSSPPGHSDDQRHLDEELTAENLGLLHGDAVIEPGGSDEDGEFSPSEFDAESLSNFSDSTSLNSSILQHSFVNGRRYHRYRHGRYPIPNDDAEQNREDMLHTMMLEATDGKLYYAPIGDHIQKIIDLGTGTGLWAMDMGDKFRGAEILGIDLSPIQPQWVPANVTFIIDDVEAEWLNGDNWDFVHLRNMIPVMKSPVDLLKQAYDHMKPGGWVELQDVDGDVHSDDDTVPDGWPLKRFTEILLEGFAKFGTNAHAAVFGGQYLEEAGFVNIQHNYIKLPYGTWPKDKVMRLVGMYYRIACEEFFPAVGAIHFPMLGWEKDEMEIFFMQCRQAMRDPKVHAYGKMHFWSGQKPLDA, encoded by the exons ATGGGCAGTCCGACAGGGAGCAAGAGATCCAGCCGGAGCGACTCTGAGGCCGGGGCTGCTCCCAGGTCAAGCCCCATTAACAAGTCAAGTCCTCCGGGACACTCAG ACGATCAGAGGCacctggacgaggagctgaCGGCTGAGAACCTGGGCCTCTTACACGGAGATGCCGTCATCGAGCCGGGTGGCAGcgacgaggatggcgagTTCTCGCCCAGCGAGTTCGACGCCGAATCGCTCAGCAACTTTTCAGATTCCACCTCGCTGAATTCCAGTATCCTGCAGCATAGTTTTGTGAATGGCCGGCGGTACCACCGCTATCGACATGGAAGATATCCGATCCCGAACGATGATGCCGAGCAGAATCGGGAGGATATGCTGCATACTATGATGCTGGAGGCGACAGACGGCAAGCTGTATTATGCCCCAATCGGCGACCATATCCAGAAGATTATTGACTTGGGCACTGGGACGGGCTTATGGGCCATGGACA TGGGCGATAAATTTCGAGGCGCCGAAATCCTAGGAATCGATCTGAGCCCCATCCAGCCCCAATGGGTTCCTGCAAACGTCACATTCATCATTGACGACGTGGAGGCGGAGTGGCTCAATGGGGATAATTGGGATTTTGTTCATCTGCGCAACATGATACCCGTTATGAAGTCACCGGTTGATCTTCTCAAGCAAGCATACGA CCATATGAAGCCTGGCGGTTGGGTTGAGCTGCAAGATGTAGACGGAGACGTCCATTCCGACGATGATACGGTACCGGATGGCTGGCCGCTGAAGCGATTTACCGAGATTCTGCTCGAGGGATTTGCAAAGTTTGGCACGAATGCTCACGCGGCTGTGTTTGGGGGGCAGTACTTGGAAGAGGCAGGCTTCGTTAATATCCAGCACAACTACATCAAGCTGCCGTACGGCACATGGCCAAAAGACAA GGTCATGCGTCTGGTTGGCATGTACTATCGCATCGCCTGCGAGGAATTCTTCCCTGCCGTCGGAGCCATCCATTTCCCCATGCTCGGATGGGAAAAGGACGAAATGgaaatcttcttcatgcAGTGTCGCCAGGCTATGCGAGATCCCAAGGTCCATGCGTATGGCAAGATGCACTTTTGGAGTGGTCAAAAACCTCTTGATGCGTGA